Proteins encoded by one window of bacterium:
- the era gene encoding GTPase Era — protein sequence MHRPAQNKSDSTETVFRSGFVVLLGRPNVGKSTLLNTLLGEKVAPATPKPQTTRRRLRGVLTAEGYQAVFVDTPGYHRPKDELGRRMMATTRRALTDADAVLIVVDSTDLGPADGELGDLAATTGKPCLVAWNKVDLPRSGPLPRRLGGGDVEAFPVSALTGAGLESLLGRLVEMLPVGPPLYDADQLTAETERELVGEFVREQAMLVLREELPYALEVHLDAFEDRPGGHTYIAATLFVERKSQVGIVVGAGGSVLRGIGSRARSTVETFLERRVYLDLSVKVRPKWRRDPAALDGFGYGRSR from the coding sequence ATGCACCGGCCCGCACAAAACAAGAGCGATTCCACCGAAACCGTCTTCCGCAGCGGATTTGTGGTACTCCTTGGGCGCCCCAACGTCGGCAAGTCCACCCTTCTCAACACCCTGTTGGGCGAGAAGGTCGCACCCGCCACCCCCAAGCCCCAGACCACGCGCCGCCGCCTGCGTGGCGTCCTCACCGCCGAGGGCTACCAGGCGGTCTTCGTGGACACGCCGGGCTACCACCGGCCGAAGGACGAGCTCGGGCGCAGGATGATGGCGACCACCCGGAGGGCGCTGACCGACGCGGACGCCGTCCTGATTGTGGTGGACTCCACCGACCTTGGGCCGGCCGACGGCGAGCTGGGCGACCTGGCCGCGACCACGGGGAAACCGTGTTTGGTCGCCTGGAACAAGGTTGACCTTCCGCGCTCCGGCCCCCTTCCCCGGCGGCTGGGGGGCGGTGACGTCGAGGCGTTTCCGGTCTCGGCCCTCACCGGCGCGGGGCTCGAATCCCTCCTCGGCCGCCTGGTCGAGATGCTGCCCGTCGGGCCGCCGCTCTACGACGCCGACCAGCTCACCGCCGAGACCGAGCGCGAGCTGGTGGGCGAGTTCGTGCGCGAGCAGGCGATGCTCGTACTGCGCGAGGAGCTGCCCTACGCCCTCGAGGTCCACCTGGACGCCTTCGAGGACCGGCCGGGCGGCCACACCTACATCGCCGCCACCCTCTTCGTCGAGAGGAAGAGCCAGGTGGGGATAGTCGTGGGGGCCGGGGGGTCCGTCCTGCGCGGAATCGGCAGCCGGGCCCGAAGCACCGTGGAGACCTTTCTCGAACGGCGCGTGTACCTGGACCTCTCGGTCAAGGTCCGGCCCAAGTGGCGGCGCGACCCCGCGGCGCTCGACGGGTTCGGATATGGCAGGAGCCGATGA
- a CDS encoding 4Fe-4S dicluster domain-containing protein, with product MGKNNHGDKPVRIFEEWCKGCGICVAFCPKGVLVLNHLGKAEIAHIENCLYCKLCEILCLDFAVTVRGKPEAEKADVEE from the coding sequence ATGGGCAAGAACAACCACGGCGACAAACCGGTGCGCATCTTCGAGGAGTGGTGCAAGGGCTGCGGCATCTGCGTCGCCTTCTGCCCCAAGGGCGTGCTGGTGCTGAACCATCTCGGCAAGGCGGAGATAGCCCACATCGAGAACTGCCTCTACTGCAAGCTCTGCGAGATTCTATGTCTCGATTTCGCTGTCACCGTCAGGGGCAAACCCGAGGCGGAGAAAGCCGATGTCGAAGAGTAA